The following proteins are co-located in the Halopelagius inordinatus genome:
- the purD gene encoding phosphoribosylamine--glycine ligase, with product MTETALLVGGGGREHAIARALAAGSDCELYACASNRNPGIAELAAGFEQLSETAAADIVAYAEEVGADVAVVGPESALQAGVADALDDAGVYTFGPQAEEAKIETDKAFQRRFMEEKEIPGCPDFAVFEDIDAACDYIDDYDGDLAVKPAGLTGGKGVKVTGDQVTKAEAKEYLRDSEYEEVVLEERLVGEEFTVQAFVANGEVHPTPAVQDHKRAYEGDEGPNTGGMGSYTDAAPELPFMTGDDYAAAVEVLEATIDALPDYKGVLYGQFMLTAEGVKVIEFNARFGDPEAMNTLPVLETSFLDVVTAARDGDSIPQLEFAGKATVCKYAVPDGYPTDPDSGAKVTVDEENVGDALLFYASVDAREDGIYTTTSRSFAVVGVADTIDAAEKQAESGLAAAGEGVRIRHDIGKPELVQKRIDHVAELRGE from the coding sequence ATGACCGAGACTGCGCTCCTCGTCGGCGGCGGCGGCCGAGAACACGCGATAGCCCGCGCGTTGGCGGCGGGTTCGGACTGCGAACTGTACGCCTGCGCGAGCAACCGAAACCCCGGCATCGCCGAACTCGCCGCCGGGTTCGAGCAACTCTCGGAGACGGCGGCGGCGGACATCGTCGCCTACGCCGAAGAAGTGGGCGCGGACGTGGCCGTCGTCGGCCCCGAATCCGCGCTCCAAGCGGGCGTCGCGGACGCGTTAGACGACGCGGGCGTCTACACGTTCGGCCCGCAGGCGGAGGAGGCGAAAATCGAGACGGACAAGGCGTTCCAACGGCGGTTCATGGAGGAAAAGGAGATTCCGGGCTGTCCCGACTTCGCCGTCTTCGAAGACATCGACGCCGCCTGCGACTACATCGACGACTACGACGGCGATTTGGCGGTCAAACCCGCGGGCCTGACGGGGGGGAAGGGCGTGAAAGTCACCGGCGACCAGGTGACGAAAGCGGAGGCAAAGGAGTACCTCCGAGACTCCGAGTACGAGGAAGTCGTCCTCGAAGAACGACTCGTCGGCGAGGAGTTCACCGTGCAAGCGTTCGTCGCGAACGGCGAGGTGCATCCGACGCCCGCCGTGCAGGACCACAAGCGGGCCTACGAGGGCGACGAAGGGCCGAACACCGGCGGCATGGGGAGTTACACCGACGCCGCGCCGGAACTGCCGTTCATGACCGGCGACGACTACGCCGCGGCGGTGGAGGTTCTCGAAGCGACAATCGACGCGCTTCCCGACTACAAGGGCGTTCTCTACGGGCAGTTCATGCTCACCGCCGAGGGCGTGAAGGTAATCGAGTTCAACGCCCGGTTCGGCGACCCGGAGGCGATGAACACGCTTCCGGTCCTCGAAACGTCGTTTCTCGACGTGGTGACGGCCGCGCGCGACGGCGACTCGATTCCGCAGTTGGAGTTCGCCGGGAAGGCGACCGTCTGTAAGTACGCCGTCCCCGACGGCTACCCGACGGACCCCGACTCGGGCGCGAAGGTGACCGTGGACGAGGAGAACGTCGGCGACGCACTCCTCTTCTACGCCAGCGTGGACGCCCGCGAGGACGGCATCTACACGACCACCTCGCGGTCGTTCGCCGTCGTCGGCGTGGCCGACACCATCGACGCGGCCGAGAAGCAGGCCGAATCCGGACTCGCCGCGGCGGGCGAGGGCGTCCGCATCCGCCACGACATCGGGAAACCCGAACTCGTCCAAAAGCGTATCGACCACGTGGCCGAACTGCGCGGCGAGTAG
- a CDS encoding thioredoxin family protein, translating into MADAESRTLETMEPNPMWDEQSYEDEIEALAEDGLVYRVWGGDWCGDCRGQLPDFGAALDAAGVPDENVHHYPVEKEDDGSKTGPNVEEYGIELIPTVVVERDGEEVARFVEEESAPIAVYLADELDS; encoded by the coding sequence GAGTCACGGACGTTAGAGACGATGGAACCGAACCCGATGTGGGACGAACAGTCCTACGAGGACGAAATCGAGGCTCTCGCCGAAGACGGTCTCGTCTATCGGGTGTGGGGCGGCGACTGGTGCGGCGACTGCCGGGGGCAACTGCCGGACTTCGGCGCCGCGTTAGACGCCGCGGGCGTCCCCGACGAGAACGTCCACCACTACCCCGTCGAGAAAGAAGACGACGGGAGCAAGACCGGGCCGAACGTCGAGGAGTACGGCATCGAACTCATCCCGACCGTCGTCGTCGAACGCGACGGCGAGGAGGTGGCGCGGTTCGTCGAAGAGGAGTCCGCACCCATCGCCGTCTACCTCGCGGACGAACTCGACTCCTGA
- a CDS encoding mechanosensitive ion channel family protein — protein sequence MTGGTPVQTQTGGSVFGELFDTVPRDVWFALGVLVVGVLVAFVLGSLTRRVLDGLGVPGAIEGTAFERTARDFDTSTVELLGWLVRYFVIGVAVLAALSLSDVNYATQFWSRVVGFLPMLFFAVVILIVGILVGDKVELLITERLRGVKLPQIGIIPSIAKYTVFFLATLIALSQVRVATDALVVALGGYLFALVVFAAIAFADLLKSGAAGTFLLLNQPYAIGDRVRVGETKGIVQEVDLFVTRIETDDEEYIVPNQKVFEEGIVRIRS from the coding sequence ATGACCGGGGGGACACCCGTACAGACGCAGACGGGCGGCTCCGTCTTCGGGGAACTGTTCGACACCGTCCCCCGCGACGTGTGGTTCGCTCTCGGCGTCCTCGTCGTCGGCGTCCTCGTCGCGTTCGTCCTCGGCTCTCTCACCCGGCGCGTCCTCGACGGACTCGGCGTTCCCGGTGCGATAGAGGGGACGGCGTTCGAGCGAACCGCGCGCGACTTCGACACCTCCACGGTCGAACTGTTGGGCTGGCTCGTCCGCTACTTCGTCATCGGCGTCGCCGTGTTGGCGGCCCTGTCGCTGTCGGACGTGAACTACGCCACCCAGTTTTGGAGCCGAGTAGTCGGGTTCCTTCCGATGCTCTTTTTCGCGGTGGTCATCCTCATCGTCGGCATTCTCGTCGGCGACAAGGTGGAACTGCTCATCACGGAACGACTGCGCGGGGTCAAACTCCCCCAGATAGGTATCATCCCCTCCATCGCGAAGTACACGGTCTTCTTTCTCGCGACGCTCATCGCGCTTTCGCAGGTACGAGTCGCCACGGACGCGTTGGTCGTCGCCCTCGGCGGGTACCTGTTCGCGCTCGTTGTCTTTGCCGCGATAGCGTTCGCCGACCTGCTGAAGTCCGGGGCGGCGGGGACGTTTCTCCTGTTGAACCAACCGTACGCCATCGGCGACCGGGTTCGCGTCGGCGAGACGAAAGGCATCGTCCAAGAGGTAGATCTGTTCGTCACTCGAATCGAGACCGACGACGAGGAGTACATCGTCCCGAACCAGAAGGTGTTCGAAGAGGGCATCGTCCGCATCCGGTCGTGA
- a CDS encoding sensor histidine kinase, with the protein MEGSHSGDESGLDEEVYREAFRSTETPALIADPEFVIRDVNHGGLEFLGYELDELVGRPMTIISGDDDISDEMLDCLRRGEKWRGEFAVETQNGRNVYGTGSASPIVFDGETKGIITIFVDTTKQRQYENTSEVLSRLLRHDLRNELNIMYGHIQRAQSTTDSADADESLERARDKIVEIVHKTERARDLRNLLEKSYSASNRPVRLDIVLNNKIVEVMHEFDEAEYDFEVFPEVAVVADDLLPAAIEAVLENAVTHNDQPTPRVEVSVEVTDSAAIVSVADNGPGVPEAQRELIFGREEFDQLHHGTGISLFFADSVLSSYSGDIWVEDNDPRGAVFNIRLERP; encoded by the coding sequence GTGGAAGGCAGTCACTCCGGCGACGAGAGCGGACTCGACGAGGAGGTGTACCGCGAGGCGTTCCGCAGCACCGAGACTCCTGCGCTCATCGCCGATCCGGAGTTCGTGATTCGAGACGTCAATCACGGCGGACTGGAGTTTCTCGGCTACGAACTCGACGAACTCGTCGGCCGACCGATGACGATAATCTCGGGCGACGACGACATCTCAGACGAGATGCTCGACTGTCTCAGGCGCGGAGAGAAGTGGCGCGGGGAGTTCGCCGTCGAGACGCAGAACGGACGCAACGTCTACGGAACCGGCTCTGCGTCCCCCATCGTCTTCGACGGCGAGACGAAGGGCATCATCACGATATTCGTCGACACGACGAAACAACGGCAGTACGAGAACACCTCCGAGGTGTTGAGTCGGTTGCTCAGACACGACCTGCGCAACGAACTCAACATCATGTACGGGCACATCCAACGCGCCCAGTCGACGACGGACTCCGCGGACGCCGACGAGAGCCTCGAACGGGCGAGAGACAAAATCGTCGAAATCGTCCACAAGACCGAACGCGCACGCGACCTGCGGAATCTACTGGAGAAGTCCTACTCCGCTTCGAACCGGCCGGTCAGACTCGACATCGTCCTCAACAACAAGATAGTGGAGGTGATGCACGAGTTCGACGAGGCGGAGTACGACTTCGAGGTGTTCCCCGAAGTCGCCGTCGTCGCAGACGACCTACTGCCCGCGGCCATCGAGGCGGTCCTCGAAAACGCGGTCACCCACAACGACCAACCGACGCCGCGGGTCGAAGTCTCGGTGGAGGTCACAGACTCCGCGGCGATAGTCTCGGTCGCGGACAACGGCCCGGGCGTCCCCGAGGCCCAACGCGAACTCATCTTCGGCCGCGAGGAGTTCGACCAACTCCACCACGGCACCGGAATCAGCCTCTTTTTCGCCGACAGCGTCCTCAGCAGTTACAGCGGCGACATCTGGGTCGAGGACAACGACCCCCGCGGAGCCGTCTTCAACATCCGCCTCGAACGACCCTGA
- a CDS encoding cyclin family protein, producing MYSARDRVDNEEWLTRIETAADRLELGSEARSYASDMFLSQIPASDRSKRAIAAASLYAGALIAGEERSQTEVADAADVTRLSIQKRWKDILEDAGFRPPSW from the coding sequence ATGTACAGCGCCCGGGACCGAGTCGACAACGAAGAGTGGCTGACGCGCATCGAGACGGCCGCGGACAGACTCGAACTCGGGTCGGAAGCGCGGTCGTACGCCTCGGACATGTTCCTCTCGCAGATTCCGGCCTCCGACAGGTCCAAGCGCGCCATCGCCGCCGCCAGCCTCTACGCGGGCGCTCTCATCGCGGGCGAGGAACGCTCCCAGACCGAAGTCGCAGACGCCGCCGACGTGACTCGGCTGAGCATCCAAAAGCGCTGGAAGGACATCCTCGAAGACGCCGGGTTCCGCCCGCCGTCGTGGTGA
- a CDS encoding permease codes for MTARTTALGAGAAVTTFLLAGAATIELLGGGEAPAVGIIGVFVAVIAGLLAGGIVSVYADRLSRTASSVLVAYATFGVAFVAIAGMSYVNVPYVDDVFTFPVRIGVSIVVAVVVALLASRRKSGEGTGTA; via the coding sequence ATGACAGCTCGTACGACTGCTCTGGGTGCGGGTGCCGCTGTCACCACGTTCCTGTTAGCCGGTGCCGCGACAATCGAACTGCTGGGGGGCGGAGAGGCTCCCGCAGTCGGTATCATCGGCGTCTTCGTCGCCGTCATCGCCGGACTGTTGGCGGGCGGGATTGTCAGCGTGTACGCTGACCGCCTCTCTCGAACCGCCAGTTCGGTCCTCGTCGCCTACGCGACGTTCGGCGTCGCCTTCGTCGCAATCGCCGGGATGAGCTACGTCAACGTCCCGTACGTTGACGACGTGTTCACGTTCCCCGTCCGTATCGGCGTGAGCATCGTCGTCGCAGTCGTCGTCGCCCTGTTGGCCAGCCGTAGAAAATCCGGCGAGGGGACCGGGACCGCCTGA
- the dacZ gene encoding diadenylate cyclase — MAALSDLLGDIVESVDALFLFSPSSSFYERFADADSNVPVVVVAPENAVDAETYVELPLEFDNVRDRVRFGVEGAMERGLVEDGDTVACSVSVFGGDIDSVIRVRVSEGMRSGIFDLFANSRAEPSVIRDVFEVALELGKKGQKGKPVGALFIVGDAGKVMNKSRPLSYNPFEKSHVHVGDPIVNVMLKEFSRLDGAFVISDSGKIVSAYRYLEPSAEGVDIPKGLGARHMSGAAITRDTNATAIVLSESDGLVRAFKGGKMILEIDPEGY; from the coding sequence ATGGCGGCCTTATCGGACCTCCTCGGAGATATCGTCGAGAGCGTGGATGCGTTGTTCTTGTTCTCCCCAAGCAGTTCGTTCTACGAACGGTTCGCCGACGCGGACTCGAACGTTCCGGTGGTGGTCGTCGCACCGGAGAACGCCGTGGACGCGGAGACGTACGTCGAACTTCCCTTGGAGTTCGACAACGTCCGCGACCGGGTTCGCTTCGGCGTCGAGGGCGCGATGGAACGCGGACTCGTCGAGGACGGCGACACCGTCGCTTGTAGCGTCTCCGTGTTCGGCGGCGACATCGACTCTGTCATCCGCGTCCGGGTCAGCGAGGGGATGCGCTCGGGCATCTTCGACCTGTTCGCGAACTCCCGGGCCGAACCGAGCGTCATCCGCGACGTCTTCGAGGTGGCTCTCGAACTCGGTAAGAAGGGCCAGAAGGGCAAGCCCGTGGGTGCGTTGTTCATCGTCGGCGACGCCGGGAAGGTGATGAACAAGTCCCGACCGCTCTCGTACAACCCGTTCGAGAAATCCCACGTCCACGTCGGCGACCCCATCGTGAACGTGATGCTCAAGGAGTTCTCCCGCCTCGACGGGGCGTTCGTCATCTCCGACTCGGGAAAGATAGTCAGCGCGTACCGCTACCTCGAACCCTCCGCGGAGGGAGTCGACATCCCGAAGGGTCTCGGCGCGCGCCACATGTCCGGCGCGGCTATCACCCGCGACACGAACGCGACGGCCATCGTGCTCTCGGAGTCCGACGGTCTCGTCCGCGCGTTCAAAGGTGGGAAGATGATTCTCGAAATCGATCCGGAGGGGTACTGA
- a CDS encoding thioredoxin domain-containing protein, with protein sequence MNDVLGRNRLDDEESPYLRQHADNPVNWQPWDDDALAVARDEDKPIFLSVGYSACHWCHVMAEESFEDEEVANVLNEAFVPIKVDREERPDLDRIYQTICQLVTGGGGWPLSVFLTPEGKPFYVGTYFPKEERPDRGNVPGFLDLIRSFAGSWETDRDEIENRAEQWTSAITDNLETTPDEPGEAPGAEILGSVATAAVRGADREYGGFGSGGPKFPQARRVESLLKTYVRSGDEDALAVAREALDAMAGGGMYDHVGGGFHRYVTDREWTVPHFEKMLYDNAELPRVYLAAHRLTGREDYAQVARGTFDFVERELRHPDGGFYSTLDARSGGEEGTYYVWTPEQVREALGDETTADLFCDRYGVTRSGNFENGTTVLTVSVPLDGLAAEHDISVEEAADRLDDARETLFEAREERVRPARDEKVLAGWNGLMISSLAEGGLVLGEEYTRLAEDALAFVRDRLWDDGEKRLARRYKDGDVKGDGYLEDYAFLARGAFDLYQATGDADYLAFALELARAVVDQFYDESAGTLYMTPAEGESLVTRPQELQDQSTPSSVGVAVSLLLDADAFAPDADFASVAGAVLDTHADRIRGRPLEHVSLALAAEKRAHGGTELVVAADSLPESWRETLAARYVPDAVLSVRPPTDDELGPWLETLGLSDAPPVWKGREARGGDPTIYVCEGRTCSAPAHSVDEALSWLEGDGDDERDVSLDDVDDIDL encoded by the coding sequence ATGAACGACGTTCTCGGGCGCAACCGACTCGACGACGAAGAGAGTCCGTACCTCCGCCAGCACGCGGACAACCCCGTGAACTGGCAACCGTGGGACGACGACGCACTCGCCGTCGCCCGCGACGAGGACAAGCCCATCTTCCTCTCGGTCGGCTACTCCGCCTGTCACTGGTGTCACGTGATGGCCGAGGAGAGCTTCGAAGACGAGGAGGTGGCGAACGTCCTCAACGAGGCGTTCGTCCCGATAAAGGTGGACAGAGAGGAACGACCCGACTTAGACCGAATCTACCAGACCATCTGCCAACTCGTCACCGGCGGCGGCGGGTGGCCCCTCTCGGTCTTCCTCACGCCGGAGGGAAAGCCGTTCTACGTCGGCACCTACTTCCCGAAAGAGGAGCGTCCCGACAGGGGGAACGTCCCCGGCTTCTTGGACTTGATTCGGTCGTTCGCGGGGTCGTGGGAGACCGACCGCGACGAGATAGAGAACCGCGCCGAGCAGTGGACGAGCGCCATCACCGACAACCTCGAAACGACGCCCGACGAACCCGGCGAAGCGCCGGGCGCGGAGATTCTCGGCTCCGTCGCGACGGCGGCGGTTCGAGGTGCCGACCGCGAGTACGGCGGGTTCGGCTCCGGCGGCCCGAAGTTCCCGCAGGCCCGCCGCGTCGAATCGCTCCTGAAGACGTACGTTCGCTCCGGCGACGAGGACGCCCTCGCGGTTGCGAGGGAGGCCCTCGACGCGATGGCCGGCGGCGGCATGTACGACCACGTCGGCGGCGGTTTCCACCGCTACGTCACCGACCGCGAGTGGACCGTCCCGCACTTCGAGAAGATGCTGTACGACAACGCCGAACTCCCGCGCGTCTACCTCGCGGCCCACCGACTCACCGGTCGAGAGGACTACGCGCAGGTGGCCCGCGGGACGTTCGACTTCGTCGAGCGGGAACTCCGCCACCCCGACGGCGGCTTCTACAGCACCTTAGACGCCAGAAGCGGCGGCGAGGAGGGGACGTACTACGTCTGGACGCCCGAACAGGTCCGCGAGGCACTCGGCGACGAGACGACGGCCGACCTGTTCTGCGACCGGTACGGCGTCACACGGTCGGGGAACTTCGAGAACGGGACGACGGTGCTGACGGTTTCTGTCCCCCTCGACGGACTCGCAGCGGAGCACGACATCTCCGTCGAGGAGGCGGCCGACAGACTCGACGACGCCCGAGAGACGCTGTTCGAGGCGCGCGAGGAGCGCGTCCGCCCCGCCCGCGACGAGAAAGTCCTCGCGGGGTGGAACGGCCTGATGATTTCGTCGCTCGCGGAGGGCGGACTCGTCCTCGGCGAGGAGTACACCCGACTCGCGGAAGACGCCCTCGCGTTCGTCCGCGACCGACTCTGGGACGACGGCGAGAAGCGACTCGCGCGGCGGTACAAAGACGGCGACGTGAAGGGCGACGGCTACCTCGAGGATTACGCCTTCCTCGCCCGCGGCGCGTTCGACCTCTACCAAGCCACCGGCGACGCCGACTACCTCGCTTTCGCACTCGAACTCGCGCGCGCCGTCGTCGACCAGTTCTACGACGAGTCGGCGGGGACGCTGTACATGACTCCCGCCGAGGGCGAATCGCTCGTCACCCGCCCGCAGGAACTTCAAGACCAATCGACGCCGTCGAGCGTCGGCGTCGCCGTCTCGCTTCTCCTCGACGCGGACGCGTTCGCTCCCGACGCCGACTTCGCGTCCGTCGCGGGCGCGGTTCTCGACACGCACGCGGACCGAATCCGCGGGCGGCCCCTCGAACACGTCTCGCTCGCACTCGCCGCCGAGAAGCGCGCACACGGCGGGACGGAACTCGTCGTCGCCGCGGACTCGCTCCCCGAGTCGTGGCGCGAGACGCTCGCCGCGCGCTACGTCCCCGACGCCGTCCTCTCGGTCCGCCCGCCGACGGACGACGAACTCGGACCGTGGCTGGAGACGCTCGGACTCTCCGACGCGCCGCCGGTCTGGAAGGGTCGCGAGGCGCGCGGCGGCGACCCGACTATCTACGTCTGCGAGGGACGGACGTGCTCTGCGCCCGCCCACTCCGTCGACGAGGCGTTGTCGTGGCTCGAAGGCGACGGGGACGACGAACGAGACGTCTCGCTCGACGACGTGGACGACATCGACCTCTGA
- a CDS encoding phosphopantetheine adenylyltransferase, with translation MNVALGGTFDPVHDGHVALFERAFEIGDVTVGLTSDDLAPETRHVDRCVRSFEERRRRLVTELEPLAEEYDRSFEVRELDEPTGIAIEPQFDVLVVSPETTNGAERINEIRRERGIDPLDVEVVDHVVAEDGDRISSTRIVQGEIDRHGNVTPEREGRDPMEPVGDSDDS, from the coding sequence ATGAACGTCGCCTTGGGAGGGACTTTCGACCCGGTCCACGACGGCCACGTCGCACTCTTCGAGCGAGCGTTCGAAATCGGTGACGTGACCGTCGGTCTCACGAGCGACGACCTCGCGCCCGAAACCCGCCACGTCGACCGGTGCGTCCGTTCGTTCGAAGAGCGCCGCCGTCGCCTCGTCACCGAACTCGAACCGTTGGCCGAGGAGTACGACCGCTCTTTCGAGGTCCGAGAACTCGACGAACCGACCGGAATCGCCATCGAACCGCAGTTCGACGTCCTCGTCGTCTCGCCGGAGACGACGAACGGCGCGGAACGAATCAACGAGATACGGCGCGAACGCGGCATCGACCCCCTCGACGTCGAGGTGGTCGACCACGTCGTCGCCGAGGACGGCGACCGAATCTCCTCGACTCGAATCGTTCAGGGTGAAATCGACCGCCACGGGAACGTGACTCCCGAACGCGAGGGCCGCGACCCGATGGAACCGGTCGGCGACTCCGACGACTCCTGA
- a CDS encoding CPBP family intramembrane glutamic endopeptidase, whose protein sequence is MSAERPSPHPEQSDNPRIGAFLFLTFGWSWLFWGPKALAARGFVGDVPVLPELGAFGPTVAAFVLVTYANGTTGARYLLRRAVRFDFPKRWLLPALFLSPVVVFVALGVALATGASLSFPWAGNPVVLPVAFAVIFFLGGPLQEEFGWRGYLLDPLQKRFSALGGGVAVGVVWAVWHVPLFFIPSETIYYQNPFLGFAVSITLLSVLMTWVYNNTNASLLPALLFHTSFNWSQGMFPILDSDPASLTLVGLLAFTTLSVVLYWGPTRLRRTDRS, encoded by the coding sequence ATGAGCGCCGAGCGACCATCACCGCACCCCGAGCAGAGTGACAACCCACGGATCGGTGCGTTTCTCTTCCTGACGTTCGGATGGTCGTGGCTGTTCTGGGGGCCGAAAGCGCTCGCGGCCCGGGGGTTCGTCGGGGACGTCCCTGTTCTCCCCGAGTTGGGCGCGTTCGGCCCGACCGTCGCCGCCTTCGTCCTCGTAACGTACGCGAACGGTACGACTGGGGCTCGATACCTCCTCCGACGAGCGGTTCGCTTCGATTTCCCGAAACGGTGGTTGCTCCCGGCGCTGTTTCTCTCTCCTGTCGTCGTTTTCGTCGCACTCGGCGTCGCCCTCGCCACGGGCGCTTCGCTGTCGTTCCCCTGGGCGGGCAATCCGGTCGTCCTTCCAGTCGCGTTCGCCGTCATCTTCTTTCTCGGCGGACCACTCCAAGAGGAGTTCGGCTGGCGTGGCTACCTCCTCGACCCCCTCCAGAAGCGATTCTCTGCACTCGGCGGCGGTGTCGCTGTCGGCGTCGTCTGGGCAGTGTGGCACGTTCCGCTCTTTTTCATCCCGAGCGAAACGATCTACTACCAGAACCCGTTTCTCGGGTTCGCGGTCTCTATCACGCTTCTGTCCGTGCTCATGACCTGGGTGTACAACAACACGAACGCCAGCCTTCTCCCCGCCCTTCTGTTTCACACCTCGTTCAACTGGTCTCAGGGAATGTTTCCAATACTCGACTCCGATCCAGCGAGCCTCACGCTCGTCGGACTCCTCGCTTTTACGACACTGTCCGTCGTCCTCTACTGGGGGCCGACCAGACTGCGTCGGACAGACCGCTCGTAG
- a CDS encoding acyltransferase, whose product MSDENDADAAGRRHHRVTAHPTPGPLNSLRYWTDAKPLWRVTLNYLLVWVARVSPFFWLKNWALRRLGVTVGDGVSWGLEATPDVFWPELITLGDHVVVGYDSVILCHEFLQDEYRTGEVVVGDRAMIGAKAVLLPGVRVGEGAQVAANSLVTRDVPPDTTVAGVPARPMSSQDDDGESE is encoded by the coding sequence GTGAGCGACGAGAACGACGCGGACGCGGCGGGGCGGCGACACCACCGGGTGACGGCGCATCCGACGCCCGGACCGCTCAACTCCCTGCGATACTGGACCGACGCAAAGCCGCTCTGGCGAGTGACGCTGAACTACCTCCTCGTGTGGGTGGCCCGCGTCTCTCCCTTCTTCTGGCTGAAAAACTGGGCGCTGAGGCGACTCGGCGTCACCGTCGGCGACGGCGTCTCGTGGGGGTTAGAGGCGACGCCGGACGTGTTCTGGCCAGAACTGATAACGCTCGGGGACCACGTCGTCGTCGGCTACGACTCCGTCATCCTCTGTCACGAGTTCCTCCAAGACGAGTACCGGACCGGCGAGGTGGTCGTCGGCGACAGGGCGATGATAGGCGCGAAGGCGGTGCTTCTGCCCGGCGTCCGCGTCGGCGAGGGCGCACAGGTCGCGGCGAACTCGCTCGTCACGCGCGACGTACCGCCGGACACGACGGTGGCGGGCGTCCCCGCGCGGCCGATGTCCAGTCAGGACGACGACGGCGAAAGCGAGTAG
- a CDS encoding helix-turn-helix domain-containing protein — MSADDPTDDATDPETADTEAVAADESTTDDSPRARLDIDADRAVEEFDEGIVDLLAWLLDTETRARIYVFLRQHPNATSEEVADGTGLYPSTVREALAELHGEETVARQKRQNSGAGNNPYEYTAIPPSELVHGVVGQVQSQLNTVFNLDRRLGGADAEDDTEPVSITVEDASEE, encoded by the coding sequence ATGTCTGCGGACGACCCCACCGACGACGCGACGGACCCGGAGACTGCCGACACCGAGGCGGTAGCCGCCGACGAATCGACGACGGACGACTCGCCGCGGGCGCGACTCGACATCGACGCCGACCGCGCCGTAGAGGAGTTCGACGAGGGAATCGTCGATTTGCTCGCGTGGCTTCTCGACACCGAGACCCGCGCCCGAATATACGTGTTCCTCCGGCAACACCCGAACGCGACGAGCGAGGAAGTCGCAGACGGGACCGGTCTCTATCCGAGCACGGTTCGGGAGGCGTTGGCGGAACTCCACGGCGAGGAGACGGTCGCCCGACAGAAGCGGCAGAACTCGGGGGCGGGCAACAACCCCTACGAGTACACGGCCATCCCGCCGAGCGAACTCGTCCACGGCGTCGTCGGGCAGGTACAGTCGCAGTTGAACACCGTGTTCAACCTCGACCGACGTCTCGGCGGGGCCGACGCCGAAGACGACACCGAACCCGTCAGTATCACCGTCGAAGACGCGTCCGAGGAGTGA